One bacterium genomic window carries:
- a CDS encoding DUF1858 domain-containing protein codes for MKITEQMTIVEVLKAAPATRKVFERHRMRCRGCQGAVAETVAAGAVNHGLDPKALVRELNEAAKAGE; via the coding sequence ATGAAGATCACTGAGCAGATGACGATCGTGGAGGTCCTCAAGGCGGCGCCGGCGACACGCAAAGTCTTCGAGCGCCACCGGATGCGCTGCCGGGGCTGCCAGGGGGCGGTGGCCGAGACGGTGGCCGCGGGCGCCGTCAACCACGGGCTCGACCCGAAGGCGCTCGTCCGCGAGCTGAACGAGGCGGCGAAGGCTGGCGAGTAG